The nucleotide window GTTATTCATTTTAACAGATATAAATCGTGAATCGTTTAATTTTGCATTTTCAAAATTAGTATTTGATATAATTGAATTATTAAATCTACTTTTACTACCATCAATTGAATTCATATCAGTATTATCTATATTTGAATAAGTAAATCTTGCATTATCTAAATAAGCATCTTTAAAACTACTATTTGATATATTAGTTCTGTTCATAAGGACTTCATCTAAGTTTGCCCTATCGAAATATGCTCCTTTAATATTCGAATGATAAAAATCACATTGACCACATTCATTATGTTTTGTATTTGTCAAATTTGAATACCTGAATATAGCCTCATTCAAATCTATTTTCGTAAAATCATTTCCTGTATATTCAGAATTAGACAAATCACATTCCTTGCACTCACCGCCAGTTTTTAGTTTATCTATGTCGATTGCATACGATATATTTACATTTAAAATTAAAATAAATATCAAAAAAATAGTTTTCATAAACTGTCCTTTCGCTTTTGTTAGAATTTATAATCACACGCTTGTTCTAATCCCAATTCACAAGCTTTACGTAAATCACCAAAAGCAGCAGATGATTGGCTGTTTTTGTAGTATGTTTTTGCCCTTTCAAAATATATTTGGGGCTGATTAGGACTAATTTGTAAGGCCATAGCATAATCTTTTAGAGATTGTTGAATATTTCCATTGATTCTATTAACTATACCCCTTAATTTCAGCCCTTCAGAATCATTTGCATTTGCTTTCAGAATGAAATTTATATCATCTAAGGCAGGTGCGGTTTTACCTTTATAAATGTGCGCATTTGCTCTCAATACACGTGATTCATAGTGATCCGGCACATTAGTAATAATCTCAGTTGTGTAATATATGATAGCGTTTGGATCATTCCTGAATTTGCGACATTTAGCAATGTTGCGTTCTATCAATCTATTTTTTCTGCCAT belongs to Geobacter sp. SVR and includes:
- a CDS encoding pentapeptide repeat-containing protein: MKTIFLIFILILNVNISYAIDIDKLKTGGECKECDLSNSEYTGNDFTKIDLNEAIFRYSNLTNTKHNECGQCDFYHSNIKGAYFDRANLDEVLMNRTNISNSSFKDAYLDNARFTYSNIDNTDMNSIDGSKSRFNNSIISNTNFENAKLNDSRFISVKMNNVNMSYAKLNYVDFTDSTLNGVVFKKSELDHTNFKNSNLNGADFRNANISNAVFKTGRGFNVSTRQYEIMDLSYTCEELKKSGAIVDDTTVCIK